In Sutterella faecalis, a genomic segment contains:
- a CDS encoding 4'-phosphopantetheinyl transferase family protein produces the protein MAGDAPLAPLTLEWQFVRDGSRGRFGAPGSSPDLHEPDYRNLPAGFQKENEAYLLPADRIRRAAARECLRSLLIHSGTFTEARWNNWHLGTYGKPAIPGAGDFSLTHAAGFAAALLAPAHAEESSPILAGLDAESLAPASARSERDEAERELHDLMSVMTTEEMKYIEAASGLENARARAYALWTRKEAVLKAGGWGLRDEIADLNVLESPLVFLGREWHWKTLLLQPGSEMLSDAMEAARKTLSGPVPQQSMVWLTAASDRPFTLSRPASRYS, from the coding sequence ATGGCGGGAGACGCTCCCCTGGCGCCGCTCACGCTCGAGTGGCAGTTTGTACGCGACGGTTCAAGGGGCAGATTCGGTGCGCCCGGATCTTCTCCGGACCTTCACGAACCCGATTACAGAAATCTTCCTGCAGGTTTTCAAAAGGAAAACGAAGCTTATCTGCTTCCTGCCGACCGCATCCGCCGGGCTGCGGCGCGCGAGTGCCTGCGCTCGCTTCTCATTCATTCCGGAACTTTTACTGAAGCCCGCTGGAACAACTGGCATCTCGGAACATACGGCAAGCCCGCGATTCCCGGGGCCGGCGACTTTTCGCTCACGCACGCCGCCGGCTTTGCCGCGGCGCTCCTTGCTCCCGCTCATGCGGAAGAATCTTCTCCCATTCTTGCGGGACTCGATGCTGAATCCCTTGCCCCCGCATCCGCCCGGAGCGAAAGGGATGAGGCGGAGCGCGAGCTTCACGACCTCATGAGCGTCATGACGACGGAGGAAATGAAGTACATCGAGGCCGCTTCCGGCCTTGAAAATGCGCGAGCCCGCGCCTACGCGCTCTGGACGCGCAAGGAAGCTGTTCTGAAGGCGGGCGGCTGGGGACTGCGCGATGAGATCGCGGATTTGAATGTGCTTGAATCGCCGCTCGTCTTTCTCGGCCGGGAATGGCACTGGAAGACGCTTCTTCTGCAGCCCGGGAGCGAAATGCTTTCCGACGCCATGGAAGCTGCGCGAAAGACGCTTTCCGGGCCGGTGCCGCAGCAGAGCATGGTGTGGCTCACCGCTGCCTCAGACCGCCCCTTCACGCTCTCGCGTCCCGCTTCGCGTTATTCGTAA
- a CDS encoding FadR/GntR family transcriptional regulator codes for MTLVDKFTRASRAAPINISLKVTALEQNYLSDAPVDEDTLFRAIHKHILRQAKAGGRIDTEAEIAERFNVTRYKVRKALAVLSQMGIVDRAPKRGMTVNAMGPKHLSSQIQVQMDIANFDIREFIEARLLIEVNIIPLCVRRMTPALLGRLDDAICRIELNAGNTHEADRWDREFHLILLESCGNRVLQVFSAALITYFEKTTPRLPQNDPAFFMNIARQERELLRAIQHGDEEEARALLSKHLREQVDLLSA; via the coding sequence TTGACTCTTGTCGACAAATTCACGCGTGCCTCCCGGGCCGCGCCCATCAATATTTCCCTGAAGGTCACTGCTTTGGAACAGAACTATTTGTCCGACGCGCCCGTTGATGAGGACACGCTTTTTCGCGCCATCCATAAGCACATTCTTCGCCAGGCAAAGGCAGGCGGACGCATTGATACTGAAGCAGAGATTGCTGAACGCTTCAATGTAACGCGCTACAAGGTGAGAAAGGCTCTGGCAGTTCTCTCCCAGATGGGCATTGTCGACCGGGCGCCGAAGCGCGGCATGACGGTGAACGCCATGGGGCCGAAGCACCTGTCCTCGCAGATTCAGGTGCAGATGGACATTGCGAATTTCGATATCCGCGAATTCATTGAGGCGCGCCTCCTGATTGAGGTCAACATCATCCCGCTCTGCGTGCGCCGCATGACGCCCGCTTTGCTCGGCCGTCTTGACGACGCCATCTGCCGCATTGAATTGAATGCCGGCAATACGCATGAAGCCGACCGCTGGGATCGGGAATTTCATCTCATTCTGCTTGAATCCTGCGGCAACCGCGTGCTTCAGGTCTTCTCGGCCGCACTCATTACATACTTTGAAAAAACGACGCCGAGGCTCCCGCAGAATGATCCGGCCTTCTTCATGAACATTGCCCGCCAGGAGCGGGAACTCCTTCGCGCCATTCAGCACGGCGATGAAGAGGAAGCCCGCGCGCTTCTCTCGAAGCACCTGCGCGAGCAGGTCGATCTTCTTTCGGCCTGA
- the mutS gene encoding DNA mismatch repair protein MutS — translation MAEEAPVQPDFSNPELFTPSMRQFVEVKNRYPKTLVLFRMGDFYETFFDDAVRANRLIGITLTKRGKLTDGTPIPMAGIPFVSLDTYIAKLVKLGESVVIVEQMGTPGKGMIERKVSRIVTPGTLTETTLLPEKSDSTLLAIDWPRKKSDPYGFVWLTLSNGDFRAEEVSAEAFASVISRIHPSEVLVAESRRQALREAHPELVVSSLPNWHFDGRRGQEMLCSTFGLANLDAWGVSGKTTILAAANALLDYTAETQVDLMPFIEPLKLVKESEFVVLDPSTRRNLEIDQSLSPLGDGPTLFSVLDHCATAMGSRELRRWLNQPVRDRQTAQIRQEAIESILSTGSLLENLRTGLNTLPDVERISSRIALGTVRPRELASLRDALPRIQSLEKWLSAQPLRFFAALGESLRLPAMIEELLAKALLPEPAVLLRDGDVIASSYSPELAELRHFRDDTSRILLEMEERERAATKLQTLRVQYNKVSGFYIEVSKTAADRVPVRYQRKQTLKNSERFITPELKELEDRILSARERAQTLEKALYDELVAKLGERAAELLAAAKAIAELDAVTGLAEHAEAHRWVRPVLTDHPGIRIEKGRHPVVETTLENFVPNSCRLEDGRRMLIITGPNMGGKSTYMRSVALIVLLAWAGSFVPAETAEIGPVDRIHTRIGASDDLARGRSTFMVEMTEAAAILSQATDKSLVLMDEIGRGTSTFDGLSLAAAIAQELVQKTRSFTLFATHYFELTTLAQELREVANVHVSASQTRSGIVFMHEISEGAASKSYGIAVAQLAGIPAHVVRRAKSFLAKLEERANTVDSPLPNLFGESLLMPPEPEEEAGEQPSEAEADPAMLALIERIGSADIDSLTPRDALRLLYELQNEARAIEMPAAAPL, via the coding sequence ATGGCAGAAGAAGCTCCCGTTCAGCCCGATTTCAGCAATCCTGAACTCTTCACTCCCTCAATGCGGCAGTTCGTTGAGGTGAAGAACCGTTATCCGAAAACGCTCGTGCTTTTTCGGATGGGAGACTTCTACGAGACCTTCTTTGACGATGCCGTCCGCGCCAACCGCCTGATCGGCATCACGCTCACCAAGCGCGGGAAGCTCACCGACGGAACGCCCATTCCGATGGCGGGGATTCCCTTTGTCTCGCTCGACACCTACATTGCGAAGCTCGTCAAGCTCGGGGAAAGCGTCGTCATCGTCGAACAGATGGGGACGCCGGGCAAAGGCATGATCGAGCGCAAGGTCTCGCGCATCGTCACTCCCGGCACGCTCACCGAAACGACGCTTTTGCCGGAAAAATCCGACTCAACGCTTCTTGCGATCGACTGGCCCAGAAAGAAGTCGGACCCTTACGGCTTCGTGTGGCTGACGCTCTCGAACGGCGACTTCCGTGCTGAAGAGGTCTCTGCCGAAGCGTTCGCGAGCGTTATTTCCCGCATCCACCCCTCGGAAGTACTCGTTGCCGAATCCCGCCGGCAGGCGCTTCGCGAGGCGCACCCTGAACTCGTCGTTTCCTCGCTTCCCAACTGGCACTTCGACGGCAGGCGCGGCCAGGAAATGCTCTGCAGCACCTTCGGGCTCGCCAACCTGGATGCCTGGGGAGTATCCGGCAAAACCACCATTCTTGCCGCCGCCAATGCGCTCCTTGACTACACGGCGGAAACGCAGGTCGACCTCATGCCCTTCATTGAGCCTCTGAAGCTCGTGAAGGAAAGCGAATTCGTCGTGCTCGACCCTTCGACGCGGCGCAATCTCGAAATCGATCAAAGCCTTTCGCCCTTAGGGGACGGACCGACGCTCTTTTCCGTGCTCGACCATTGCGCTACCGCCATGGGGAGCCGGGAACTGCGCCGCTGGCTCAACCAGCCCGTGCGTGACCGCCAGACAGCTCAAATCCGCCAGGAAGCGATCGAGAGCATTCTCTCGACCGGGAGCCTTCTCGAAAACCTCCGCACGGGCCTCAATACGCTCCCTGACGTTGAACGCATTTCGAGCCGCATTGCGCTCGGAACCGTGCGTCCGCGCGAGCTCGCGTCGCTGCGCGATGCGCTTCCCCGCATTCAGTCGCTAGAAAAGTGGCTCTCCGCGCAGCCTCTTCGCTTCTTTGCCGCCCTGGGCGAAAGCCTCAGACTCCCGGCAATGATCGAAGAGCTGCTTGCCAAAGCGCTCCTTCCCGAACCTGCCGTGCTTCTGCGCGACGGCGACGTCATTGCCTCGAGCTACAGCCCCGAACTCGCGGAACTGAGGCACTTCAGAGACGACACAAGCCGCATCCTTCTCGAAATGGAGGAGCGCGAACGGGCGGCCACGAAGCTCCAGACGCTGCGCGTGCAGTACAACAAGGTTTCGGGCTTCTACATTGAGGTCTCAAAGACCGCTGCGGATCGGGTGCCCGTCCGCTACCAGCGAAAGCAGACCCTCAAAAATTCCGAGCGCTTCATTACGCCGGAACTGAAGGAGCTCGAAGACCGCATTCTCTCCGCGCGCGAACGGGCGCAGACGCTCGAGAAGGCGCTTTACGATGAGCTCGTCGCGAAGCTCGGGGAGCGTGCGGCGGAACTCCTTGCCGCTGCCAAAGCCATTGCGGAGCTCGATGCCGTAACGGGACTTGCCGAACACGCCGAGGCGCATCGCTGGGTGCGTCCCGTTCTCACCGATCACCCCGGAATCCGCATTGAAAAGGGACGTCATCCGGTCGTAGAAACCACGCTCGAAAACTTTGTGCCCAACAGCTGCCGACTCGAGGACGGCCGGCGCATGCTCATCATCACCGGCCCCAACATGGGCGGCAAGTCAACCTACATGCGAAGCGTGGCGCTCATCGTTCTTCTTGCCTGGGCCGGAAGCTTCGTGCCTGCCGAGACGGCCGAGATCGGCCCCGTCGACCGCATTCATACCCGCATCGGCGCCTCGGACGACCTCGCCCGCGGCCGCTCAACCTTCATGGTGGAGATGACGGAGGCGGCGGCGATTCTCTCGCAGGCAACCGACAAAAGCCTCGTGCTCATGGATGAAATCGGCCGGGGCACCTCAACCTTCGACGGTCTGTCGCTCGCTGCCGCGATCGCGCAGGAGCTCGTGCAGAAGACGAGAAGCTTCACGCTCTTCGCCACGCACTACTTTGAGCTGACGACCCTTGCGCAGGAGCTGCGCGAAGTGGCGAACGTCCATGTTTCCGCCTCGCAGACCCGTTCCGGCATCGTCTTCATGCATGAAATTTCCGAAGGAGCCGCATCGAAAAGCTACGGCATTGCGGTCGCTCAGCTCGCCGGCATTCCCGCTCATGTCGTGCGCCGCGCCAAAAGCTTTCTCGCCAAGCTCGAGGAGCGCGCCAATACGGTCGACTCGCCCTTGCCGAATCTTTTCGGCGAAAGCCTTCTCATGCCGCCCGAACCGGAAGAAGAGGCCGGGGAGCAGCCTTCTGAAGCCGAGGCTGATCCGGCAATGCTCGCGCTCATCGAACGCATCGGCAGCGCCGACATCGACAGTCTTACGCCCCGCGATGCGCTCCGGCTCCTCTACGAACTTCAGAACGAAGCCCGCGCGATTGAGATGCCGGCGGCAGCTCCGCTCTGA
- a CDS encoding inositol monophosphatase family protein — MPTPTSSLQAFVATATKAARMAAREINRAAEDRDLLEISDKAANDFVTSADKAAEAVIIRELTSAYPHHAVLSEEAGRVGDPKSDYLWIIDPIDGTTNFIHGLPQYCVSIALTYRGEPIAAVIYDVAKNELFTAARGQGAKLDDRRIRVSETDEMRRSLIGTGFPFRRGCDFDGYLAGFRRVAERSAGIRRPGSAALDLAWVACGRYDGFWELKLNPWDICAGGLLVLEAGGLITDLEGGENWLESGNVCAGNPKIFAQLLPLVGTIKAEPAENAGNPEAKAPRRTLSTKKSE, encoded by the coding sequence ATGCCCACGCCCACGTCGTCGCTTCAGGCTTTCGTTGCCACCGCCACCAAGGCCGCGCGCATGGCCGCGCGCGAGATCAACCGCGCCGCCGAAGACCGCGATCTTCTGGAAATCTCCGATAAAGCCGCAAACGACTTCGTCACCTCAGCGGACAAGGCGGCCGAAGCCGTCATCATTCGCGAGCTCACGTCGGCCTATCCGCACCATGCCGTGCTTTCCGAGGAAGCCGGCCGCGTCGGCGACCCGAAGAGCGACTACCTCTGGATCATCGACCCGATCGACGGCACAACGAACTTCATTCACGGGCTGCCGCAGTACTGCGTCTCGATCGCGCTCACCTACCGCGGCGAACCCATCGCCGCCGTCATTTACGACGTTGCTAAGAACGAGCTCTTCACCGCCGCCAGGGGGCAGGGCGCGAAGCTCGACGACCGCCGCATCCGCGTCTCGGAAACCGACGAGATGAGGCGCTCCCTCATCGGCACGGGCTTCCCCTTCCGCCGCGGCTGCGATTTCGACGGCTACCTCGCGGGCTTCCGCCGCGTCGCGGAACGCTCTGCCGGCATCCGCCGCCCGGGATCCGCCGCGCTCGACCTCGCCTGGGTTGCCTGCGGCCGCTACGACGGCTTCTGGGAACTGAAGCTCAACCCGTGGGACATCTGCGCGGGCGGCCTGCTCGTTCTTGAAGCGGGCGGCCTCATCACCGACCTTGAAGGCGGCGAAAACTGGCTCGAGTCCGGCAACGTCTGCGCGGGCAACCCCAAGATCTTCGCGCAGCTCCTCCCGCTCGTGGGCACCATCAAGGCTGAACCCGCGGAAAATGCCGGCAATCCCGAAGCGAAGGCTCCCCGCCGCACGCTCTCGACCAAAAAGAGCGAATAA
- the tilS gene encoding tRNA lysidine(34) synthetase TilS: MTEKKASAASKKLASEIKPKPVRKSPAAKPRKRRSGIDAQALVRARAQEEAQENQSAGEGRVEALQFEEAFPLLPQDAEGDPNAPRTGPAKLPDLALIERAEAQAREKKEKKKKPAETKSVSSGTLLRQKLSELLRSALQEAADHLLGRSSPEFALVPLNPVRVIIAISGGRDSMALLDVASKLLHEKRQALIAGMRAVYVHHGLEADADQWADLCRAECEKRSVEFECIHVRVSEKGEGVEAAAREARYKALARYALKEGFDVVVTAHHEDDRIETFLLQWMRGAGLDGLAAFPEVRELTTPSAEDAPAVQEGRLVFLLRPWAALPRKDIERYVRNRRISYVNDPDNENPRFARNRVRHEVIPLLESIRPGFRTTAARSVSLVAEALEVLKSVARSDLERCRSEERPKGLSIFRLLELIPARQAWCLRAWLSAEGLRPISKARLEDMLRQVRETHSDASFAIRLQGKEIRRWGPDLVVRNVVTKRLAADQSAVVRTQAGDIALPDWGGVIEVIPCKPGEPGIARSRLMDRTARLEARSSSGQTKLRLWMLRPAKPLKDLYSQAGIPAYARVDLPRLWLNGELLFAAGLGMDVRMQDDPDKFPDRVKLRWHPDHSLWDDRAVPNYAELSQSDRVKREERVREAQKRLASAKE; this comes from the coding sequence ATGACTGAGAAAAAGGCTTCCGCAGCCTCAAAGAAGCTCGCTTCAGAGATAAAACCGAAGCCCGTGCGGAAATCTCCTGCCGCTAAACCCCGCAAGCGCCGCAGCGGCATCGATGCGCAGGCGCTGGTTCGCGCGCGAGCGCAGGAGGAAGCGCAGGAGAATCAGTCTGCGGGGGAAGGAAGAGTTGAGGCGCTTCAGTTCGAAGAAGCGTTTCCTCTTTTGCCGCAGGATGCCGAGGGTGATCCGAATGCGCCGCGCACGGGACCTGCCAAGCTCCCCGACCTCGCTCTTATAGAACGGGCGGAAGCGCAGGCGCGCGAAAAGAAGGAAAAAAAGAAGAAGCCGGCAGAGACCAAAAGCGTTTCGAGCGGGACGCTTCTGCGCCAGAAGCTTTCGGAGCTCCTCAGAAGTGCGCTTCAGGAGGCGGCAGATCATCTTCTCGGCCGTTCGAGTCCCGAATTCGCGCTCGTTCCTCTGAACCCGGTTCGCGTCATCATCGCCATTTCGGGCGGACGCGACTCAATGGCGCTCCTTGATGTCGCCTCGAAGCTTCTCCACGAGAAGCGCCAGGCGCTGATTGCCGGCATGCGGGCAGTCTACGTCCATCACGGCCTTGAAGCTGATGCCGACCAGTGGGCGGACCTGTGCCGTGCGGAATGCGAAAAGCGCTCGGTCGAATTTGAATGCATTCATGTGCGCGTCTCTGAAAAAGGCGAAGGCGTTGAGGCCGCGGCGCGCGAAGCGCGCTATAAGGCGCTTGCCCGCTATGCTCTGAAGGAAGGCTTCGACGTCGTTGTAACGGCGCATCACGAGGACGATCGGATTGAAACGTTTCTTCTGCAGTGGATGCGCGGCGCAGGGCTCGACGGTCTGGCGGCTTTTCCGGAGGTGCGGGAACTGACGACGCCGTCGGCTGAGGATGCTCCGGCCGTTCAGGAGGGGCGTCTGGTGTTCCTTCTGCGGCCCTGGGCGGCGCTCCCGAGAAAGGACATTGAGCGCTATGTGCGCAACCGACGGATCAGCTACGTGAATGATCCGGACAACGAAAATCCCCGTTTTGCCCGCAACCGCGTGCGGCATGAGGTTATTCCGCTTCTGGAGTCCATCCGTCCGGGATTCCGAACGACGGCTGCACGCTCGGTGTCGCTCGTTGCGGAAGCGCTTGAGGTGCTCAAGAGCGTTGCCCGATCGGACCTTGAACGCTGCCGGTCGGAAGAGCGCCCCAAAGGCCTCTCCATCTTCCGCCTTCTGGAACTCATTCCGGCCCGTCAGGCCTGGTGCCTGCGCGCATGGCTCTCGGCGGAAGGCCTGAGGCCGATCTCGAAGGCGCGGCTTGAGGACATGCTTCGGCAGGTGCGTGAAACGCATTCCGACGCCTCCTTTGCCATCCGGCTTCAGGGGAAGGAAATCCGCCGCTGGGGGCCGGATCTGGTGGTCCGCAATGTCGTCACGAAGCGGCTCGCTGCGGACCAAAGTGCGGTCGTGAGAACTCAGGCCGGCGACATTGCACTCCCCGACTGGGGCGGCGTCATTGAAGTCATTCCCTGCAAGCCCGGAGAACCCGGCATTGCGCGCTCGAGGCTCATGGACCGCACGGCGCGGCTCGAAGCCCGCTCGAGCAGCGGTCAGACGAAGCTTCGTCTCTGGATGCTCCGGCCCGCGAAGCCCCTCAAGGACCTCTACAGCCAGGCCGGCATTCCGGCCTATGCCCGCGTCGATCTGCCCCGCCTCTGGCTTAACGGCGAGCTGCTCTTCGCGGCCGGCCTCGGCATGGACGTGCGGATGCAGGATGACCCGGACAAATTCCCTGATCGCGTGAAGCTGCGCTGGCACCCCGATCACTCGCTTTGGGATGACCGGGCCGTGCCCAATTACGCCGAACTCTCTCAGTCCGACCGCGTTAAGCGCGAGGAGCGCGTGCGCGAAGCCCAGAAGCGCCTCGCTTCGGCAAAGGAGTAG
- a CDS encoding DEAD/DEAH box helicase, which yields MESRAAQVEILRFWEEMELLTPADLRRKDAEGTFWSEWRPGRFSGNEAEAVARWQSMRLRAAYEYPAKVPHSMLEADLPFFTVYLGIVEKRTVYGQLLREFGEIEGRESASAPFDHPAFAGSGESIWGEMGASSIAGADLRGQTYLARFQLNPWGKYIDESFEAAGFCGALRYLRAEKERLRGSDNLRLVEGALLRCERMARWMGAEVARVCGLTPEGAPGLAVKAERIEGEPVMIRLTDPQESAEPVPEGFISELSAQLARGAGLPEGLPSAVRTTLSLPLRRNPPEPGPLRSFYLSDIRAARVALMHAGAESIEAPDMKKLRELGSKEASPALSAAEAIQGNKAPEGAFDPISPEDLEVLQPVSGPLARLLTLGSGKGVRHTDLLKSPAALSELLKPEGLPSGRWPADPSHHLYLAQQAAVSGILRAGGGFGPLVSVNGPPGTGKSWLLRDVIAEIVTRRARRIAEKAASRDVFDWEHPVVWELSTNRLDSLTPIQADIAADSLMVVASNNNAAIRNITDSLPRSYGLRDPKPDPSTGGTRPAFSYWRDCALGMMALAVEMKPLARGEKKKRLRAGEHNGASEVDDPNLSLGDEAAGFGALSREELKKIPAAKRRQMLRETLLKRVKSPEEVLGLSSATLGSRRNCSRFVQAVMGVGMSNPFDSTIQQQIDDVIDQLKLMRRLPEEEWLSARKRFRELDEKVRVRRERMAERCRTHRVVPQVFSTPLAEDPSQHKLTLWVDEEFERLRSELFEAAMELHAATLVAQADAAKKGLRAAAVYLLSGMPHFESGSARQIFEFISFLIPVISTTLASAGRLFAQVGASELAWVFIDEASQASPQAAVGILNRARRAVVLGDLRQLMPVVTMPEPLAEFLRGRHPLVDAVWSPMRSSLQSLADASMEAGTSIRDSVSHEDVWTGLPLRTHRRCISPMFEIANALSYAGQMVQMTPRIDDGRPAQSCWYDIVGKSYAPPVKVSKKGRKSRGPGGDPKMIREEMAWLRKLLKDFHADRINRGLSLFVLSPFRAVAEGAGRIIRELSLRDFNARAGTVHTFQGQEADVVILVLGSIPGSKGRRQRRWASMPANLLNVAVTRARRDLIVIGDWGEWTLEPAISILAGALPRKVQYIEPGDYAFNADQEAVREALAGKLFGSEMPAKA from the coding sequence GTGGAAAGCCGGGCTGCTCAGGTGGAGATTCTGCGGTTCTGGGAAGAGATGGAGCTTCTCACGCCGGCGGATTTGCGCAGAAAGGACGCGGAAGGCACGTTCTGGAGCGAATGGCGCCCGGGACGGTTTTCCGGAAACGAGGCTGAAGCGGTCGCGCGCTGGCAGTCGATGAGGCTCCGCGCTGCCTACGAGTACCCGGCCAAGGTTCCGCACAGCATGCTCGAGGCGGATCTTCCTTTTTTCACCGTGTACCTCGGCATTGTGGAAAAACGCACGGTTTACGGGCAGCTCCTCCGGGAGTTCGGCGAGATTGAGGGGAGGGAGAGCGCCTCCGCACCTTTTGATCACCCGGCTTTTGCCGGGAGCGGCGAATCGATCTGGGGCGAAATGGGCGCGTCCTCCATTGCCGGGGCGGATCTGAGAGGACAAACCTATCTCGCCCGCTTTCAGCTCAACCCCTGGGGCAAATACATCGACGAAAGCTTTGAAGCGGCAGGCTTTTGCGGCGCTTTGAGGTACCTTCGCGCCGAAAAGGAGCGCCTCCGGGGATCCGACAACCTGAGGCTCGTGGAAGGGGCGCTGCTCCGATGCGAGCGCATGGCGCGCTGGATGGGCGCTGAGGTCGCCCGCGTCTGCGGCCTCACGCCCGAGGGCGCCCCGGGCCTTGCGGTCAAGGCCGAACGGATTGAGGGCGAGCCCGTGATGATTCGCCTTACAGACCCCCAGGAAAGTGCCGAACCCGTGCCCGAGGGCTTCATTTCAGAGCTCTCCGCCCAGCTTGCGCGCGGCGCAGGACTGCCTGAGGGACTTCCTTCAGCCGTGAGGACGACGCTTTCGCTTCCCTTGCGGCGCAATCCTCCCGAACCTGGTCCGCTCAGAAGCTTCTATCTCTCGGACATCCGTGCCGCCCGCGTGGCGCTCATGCATGCCGGAGCCGAATCCATAGAGGCTCCTGATATGAAAAAACTGCGGGAACTCGGTTCGAAGGAAGCGTCCCCTGCGTTGAGCGCTGCTGAGGCGATTCAAGGGAACAAGGCCCCGGAAGGCGCATTCGATCCGATTTCTCCGGAAGACCTCGAAGTGCTCCAGCCCGTGAGCGGACCGCTCGCGAGGCTGCTTACGCTCGGGAGCGGAAAAGGCGTCAGGCATACGGATCTTCTCAAGTCGCCTGCCGCCCTCTCAGAGCTCCTCAAGCCCGAGGGACTCCCCTCGGGGCGCTGGCCCGCAGACCCGTCGCATCACCTCTATCTCGCCCAGCAGGCGGCCGTCTCGGGCATCCTCCGGGCGGGCGGCGGCTTCGGACCGCTCGTTTCGGTGAACGGCCCTCCGGGCACAGGCAAAAGCTGGCTTCTGAGAGACGTCATTGCAGAGATCGTGACGCGGCGCGCAAGAAGGATTGCAGAGAAAGCGGCGTCAAGAGATGTTTTTGACTGGGAGCATCCCGTCGTCTGGGAGCTTTCGACGAACCGCCTCGATTCGCTCACGCCCATCCAGGCCGACATTGCGGCGGATTCGCTCATGGTTGTGGCCTCCAACAACAATGCGGCCATCCGCAACATTACGGATTCGCTTCCGCGGAGCTACGGCCTCAGGGATCCGAAGCCCGATCCGTCGACCGGCGGCACGAGGCCTGCTTTTTCCTACTGGCGCGACTGCGCGCTCGGCATGATGGCGCTTGCCGTCGAAATGAAGCCTCTGGCGAGGGGCGAGAAAAAGAAGCGGCTGCGGGCGGGCGAACATAATGGCGCTTCTGAGGTGGATGACCCCAATCTCTCCTTGGGGGATGAAGCCGCCGGATTCGGAGCCCTTTCGCGGGAAGAGCTGAAGAAGATTCCGGCCGCCAAGCGCCGTCAGATGCTGCGCGAAACGCTTCTGAAGCGCGTGAAGTCTCCTGAGGAGGTCTTGGGACTTTCCTCCGCGACGCTCGGGAGCCGGCGCAACTGCAGCCGGTTCGTGCAGGCCGTCATGGGGGTCGGCATGTCGAATCCCTTCGACTCGACGATTCAGCAGCAGATCGACGACGTGATTGATCAGCTCAAACTCATGCGGCGCCTCCCCGAGGAGGAGTGGCTGAGCGCCCGGAAGCGCTTTCGCGAGCTCGATGAAAAAGTGAGGGTCCGCCGGGAACGCATGGCGGAGCGCTGCCGCACGCACCGCGTCGTGCCGCAGGTCTTTTCGACGCCGCTCGCCGAGGACCCTTCGCAGCATAAGCTCACGCTCTGGGTGGACGAGGAGTTCGAGCGCCTGCGCTCGGAACTCTTTGAGGCGGCGATGGAGCTTCATGCGGCAACGCTTGTGGCTCAGGCGGACGCGGCAAAGAAAGGACTTCGCGCGGCGGCCGTCTATCTGCTCTCGGGGATGCCTCATTTTGAGTCGGGATCGGCGCGTCAGATTTTCGAATTCATTTCCTTCCTCATTCCCGTCATCTCAACGACGCTCGCAAGTGCAGGCCGACTTTTCGCACAGGTCGGCGCTTCGGAACTCGCCTGGGTCTTCATCGACGAAGCGAGTCAGGCGTCGCCTCAGGCCGCTGTCGGCATTCTCAACCGCGCCCGCCGTGCGGTGGTTTTAGGTGACCTGAGGCAGCTGATGCCGGTCGTCACCATGCCTGAACCCCTCGCGGAATTTCTGCGGGGCCGGCACCCCCTCGTTGATGCCGTCTGGTCGCCCATGAGGAGTTCGCTCCAGTCTCTCGCCGATGCCTCGATGGAGGCGGGCACGAGCATCCGCGACAGCGTCTCTCATGAGGACGTCTGGACGGGGCTCCCGCTTCGCACGCACCGGCGCTGCATCTCCCCCATGTTTGAAATCGCCAATGCCCTTTCCTATGCCGGGCAGATGGTGCAGATGACGCCCCGCATTGACGACGGCAGGCCGGCGCAGAGCTGCTGGTACGACATCGTCGGAAAGTCCTACGCGCCGCCCGTGAAGGTGTCGAAGAAGGGCAGAAAGTCCCGGGGCCCCGGGGGCGATCCCAAGATGATCCGCGAGGAGATGGCGTGGCTCAGAAAGCTCCTGAAGGATTTTCATGCCGACCGCATCAACCGCGGGCTGAGCCTCTTCGTGCTTTCCCCCTTCAGAGCCGTGGCCGAAGGAGCCGGGAGAATCATCCGCGAGCTCAGCCTCCGGGATTTCAATGCCCGTGCAGGTACGGTGCACACCTTTCAGGGTCAGGAAGCGGACGTCGTCATTCTGGTCCTCGGATCGATCCCGGGATCAAAGGGAAGGCGGCAGCGCCGCTGGGCATCCATGCCCGCCAATCTTCTCAATGTGGCCGTTACGCGCGCCCGGAGGGACCTCATCGTGATCGGCGACTGGGGAGAATGGACGCTTGAGCCGGCGATCAGCATCCTTGCCGGGGCGCTCCCGAGAAAAGTTCAATACATCGAGCCCGGCGACTATGCGTTCAATGCGGATCAGGAAGCCGTGAGGGAAGCGCTTGCCGGAAAGCTCTTTGGTTCAGAGATGCCGGCAAAGGCCTGA